A region from the Salvia splendens isolate huo1 chromosome 15, SspV2, whole genome shotgun sequence genome encodes:
- the LOC121767715 gene encoding beta-glucuronosyltransferase GlcAT14A-like, with protein MKFLEKKKKWIFIFLLILITSLFTIFLFISYITTLSSILAIFQQPPTMNATPPPPPPIPRFAYLISGSKGDLPKLWRTLHALYHPLNYYVVHLDLDSSAQERRELAWRVRSHPVFAEVGNVYMHDKANLVTYRGPTMVANTLHACAILLKRYKDWDWFINLSASDYPLVTQDDLLHVFSTLKRDLNFVHHTSNLGWKKARRATPLIIDPGLYEKDKSDLIQVNSRRKLPTSFKLFDGSAWMILSRDFVEYCVWGWDNLPRTLLMYYTNFISSPEGYFQTVICNTPQFAQTVVNNDMHFIPWDNPPRQHPRTVSLNDTTMMIRGGAAFARKFSQDSPVLDKIDAELLGANNESFVPGGWCAGQPLCSRVGNPTTLRPGAGAGRLQTRVDHLMSLGKRQQCT; from the exons ATGAAATTcttagagaagaagaagaagtggaTATTCATCTTCCTTCTGATCTTGATCACTTCACTATTCACTATATTCCTCTTCATCTCCTACATCACCACACTCTCTTCAATCCTAGCAATTTTCCAACAGCCTCCAACCATGAATGCAACccctcctcctccccctccaaTCCCTAGATTCGCCTACCTGATCTCGGGATCCAAGGGCGATCTCCCCAAGCTATGGAGGACTCTCCATGCCCTATACCACCCGCTGAACTACTACGTTGTGCATCTGGATCTTGACTCGTCTGCACAGGAGAGACGGGAACTTGCTTGGCGTGTGCGCTCGCATCCTGTGTTTGCAGAGGTTGGGAATGTGTATATGCATGACAAGGCCAATTTGGTTACCTATAGAGGGCCTACCATGGTGGCTAATACATTGCATGCATGTGCTATTCTTCTCAAGAGATACAAAGATTGGGACTGGTTTATAAATCTTAGTGCCTCTGATTATCCTTTGGTCACTCAAGATG ATCTCCTGCACGTTTTCTCCACTTTGAAAAGAGATCTTAACTTCGTTCACCATACGAGCAATCTTGGATGGAAAAA AGCCAGAAGAGCAACGCCTTTAATTATAGATCCAGGGCTCTATGAGAAAGACAAGTCGGACTTAATACAGGTCAATTCTAGGAGAAAGTTACCAACGTCGTTCAAATTATTCGACG GTTCGGCTTGGATGATCTTGTCACGTGACTTCGTGGAGTACTGCGTATGGGGTTGGGACAACCTCCCAAGAACCCTTCTCATGTATTACACCAACTTCATTTCTTCACCCGAAGGCTATTTCCAGACAGTTATATGCAACACTCCACAGTTCGCGCAGACGGTCGTAAACAACGACATGCACTTCATTCCCTGGGATAATCCGCCCCGACAACATCCTCGTACGGTCTCCCTCAACGACACAACAATGATGATCCGAGGCGGCGCCGCCTTTGCCCGGAAGTTCAGTCAAGACTCCCCTGTGCTGGACAAGATCGACGCGGAGTTGCTTGGAGCAAACAATGAGAGCTTCGTGCCCGGTGGTTGGTGTGCCGGCCAACCTCTTTGCTCCCGGGTCGGGAATCCAACCACGCTCCGACCGGGTGCGGGGGCGGGCCGATTGCAGACCCGTGTCGACCACCTTATGTCGCTGGGCAAACGCCAACAGTGCACCTGA
- the LOC121768707 gene encoding 3-deoxy-manno-octulosonate cytidylyltransferase, mitochondrial-like, with the protein MPICDPSSSSTGAGSTKLWIIHGVAVVAAAALALGAHYYMFYRRSGEFRSRVVGIIPARFASSRFEGKPLVNILGKPMIQRTWERAKMATSLDHIVVATDDEKIADCCRGFGADVVMTSDLCRNGTERCNEALSKLDKRYDVVVNIQGDEPLIEPEIIDGIVKALQAAPDAVFSTAVTSLKPEDARDPNRVKCVVDNHGYAIYFSRGLIPFNKSGNVNPQFPYLLHLGIQSYDTKFLNIYPELPPTPLQLEEDLEQLKVLENGYKMKVIKVEHEAHGVEVPEDVDKIENYMRERNLH; encoded by the exons ATGCCGATTTGCGATCCCTCATCGTCTTCCACAGGCGCTGGCTCAACCAAATTGTGGATTATCCACGGcgtggcggtggtggcggccGCTGCTTTGGCGCTTGGCGCTCATTATTACATGTTTTATCGGCGATCCGGCGAGTTCCGGAGCCGCGTAGTCGGAATTATACCCGCCCGCTTTGCTTCTTCTCGCTTCGAGGGCAAGCCTCTCGTTAACATCCTAGGCAAGCCTATGATCCAG AGAACATGGGAAAGAGCTAAAATGGCAACCTCATTGGACCATATTG TTGTGGCGACTGATGATGAAAAAATTGCTGATTGCTGTAGAGGTTTTGGGGCCGATGTGGTAATGACATCGGATTTGTGCAGAAATG GGACTGAGCGCTGTAATGAAGCACTTAGCAAGTTGGATAAGCGATATGATGTTGTTGTCAATATCCAGGGCGATGAGCCCCTCATAGAACCTGAGATAATAGACGGCATTGTCAAAGCGCTTCAG GCTGCTCCAGATGCAGTCTTCAGCACTGCAGTTACTTCTCTAAAACCTGAAGATGCACGTGATCCAAATCGTGtaaaatgtgtggtggataACCATGGATATGCAATTTATTTCTCTCGAGGATTAATACCGTTTAATAA GTCCGGGAATGTCAACCCTCAGTTTCCATATTTACTTCATTTGGGGATTCAG AGCTATGATACAAAGTTTCTCAACATATACCCAGAGCTGCCTCCAACTCCCCTTCAGCTGGAGGAAGATCTTGAGCAACTGAAGGTTCTTGAAAATGGATACAAGATGAAG GTGATAAAAGTCGAGCATGAGGCCCACGGTGTTGAAGTCCCAGAAGACGTAGATAAAATAGAGAACTACATGCGTGAAAGGAACCTGCATTAG
- the LOC121768967 gene encoding ABC transporter E family member 2-like translates to MSDQKLTRIAIVSSDKCKPKKCRQECKKSCPVVKTGKLCIEVTPASKIAFISEELCIGCGICVKKCPFEAIQIINLPKDLDKDTTHRYGPNTFKLHRLPVPRPGQVLGLVGTNGIGKSTALKVLAGNLKPNLGRFNNPPDWQEILTYFRGSELQNYFTRILEDNLKAVTKPQYIDNIPKAVQGNVGQVLSRKDERDMKQELAADLELIHIMDRNVEDLSGGELQRFAIAVAAAHNADIYMFDEPSSFLDVKQRLKAAQVVRSLLRPNSYVIVVEHDLSVLDYLSDFICCLYGRPGVYGVVTLPFSVREGINIFLAGFVPTENLRFRDESLTFKVAETPQESAEEIDTYARYKYPTMTKTQGNFRLKAVEGEFTDSQIIVMLGENGTGKTTFIRMLAGHLKPDSVEGSDVEIPEFNVSYKPQKISPKFKDTVRALLITKIRDSYMHPQFVSDVMKPLLIEQLMDEKVVNLSGGELQRVALTICLGKPADIYLIDEPSAFLDSEQRIVASKVIKRFILHAKKTAFVVEHDFIMATYLADRVIVYEGKPSIDCVANSPQSLLTGMNLFLSHLDITFRRDPTNFRPRINKLESTKDREQKSAGSYYYLDD, encoded by the exons atgtcGGATCAGAAACTGACGCGTATCGCCATAGTGAGCTCCGACAAGTGCAAGCCTAAGAAATGTCGTCAGGAGTGCAAAAAGAGTTGCCCTGTTGTCAAAACAG gtaaactttgcatagaAGTGACACCAGCATCCAAGATAGCTTTCATCTCAGAGGAGTTGTGTATTGGATGTGGTATCTGTGTGAAG AAATGCCCATTTGAAGCAATTCAGATTATTAATCTACCAAAAGACTTGGACAAGGATACAACCCATCGATATGGTCCTAACACCTTTAAATTGCATAG ATTACCTGTACCAAGACCTGGGCAAGTTCTGGGCCTGGTGGGAACTAATGGCATTGGAAAATCTACTGCACTTAAAGTTTTGGCTGGGAACTTGAAGCCTAACTTGGGACGCTTTAAT AATCCTCCTGATTGGCAAGAAATTTTAACTTACTTTAGAGGATCTGAGCTGCAAAATTACTTCACCCGTATTCTTGAAGATAATTTGAAG GCAGTCACCAAGCCCCAGTACATCGATAACATCCCTAAAGCTGTTCAAGGCAACGTTGGGCAAGTTCTTTCTCGgaaagatgagagagatatgaaaCAAGAACTTGCTGCTGACCTTGAGTTGATTCATATTATGGACCGTAATGTGGAAGATTTATCTGGTGGAGAGCTTCAGAGGTTTGCAATAGCTGTTGCTGCTGCACATAATGCAGATATCTATATGTTTGATGAGCCATCAAGTTTTCTTGATGTTAAACAAAGACTAAAAGCTGCCCAAGTTGTTCGATCCTTGCTTCGACCTAATAG CTATGTGATTGTGGTAGAGCATGATCTTAGTGTGCTTGATTATTTGTCGGACTTCATTTGCTGCCTTTATGGGAGACCTGGTGTATATGGGGTGGTTACTCTTCCATTCTCTGTTAGAGaaggaattaatattttccTGGCTGGATTTGTGCCAACCGAAAATCTTAGGTTTAGAGATGAATCTCTTACATTTAAG GTTGCAGAGACTCCACAAGAAAGTGCGGAGGAAATTGACACATATGCAAGATACAAGTATCCAACCATGACTAAGACACAGGGAAACTTCAGGCTCAAGGCAGTGGAGGGTGAATTCACTGATTCACAAATTATTGTGATGCTCGGAGAAAATGGGACAGGAAAGACAACCTTCATACGGATGCTG GCTGGCCACTTGAAGCCTGATTCAGTAGAAGGATCTGATGTGGAAATTCCTGAGTTCAATGTCTCTTACAAGCCACAGAAAATCAGTCCTAAATTTAAGGATACCGTGAGAGCGCTGCTGATTACAAAAATTCGTGATTCATACATGCATCCTCAGTTTGTATCTGATGTGATGAAGCCTCTATTGATTGAACAATTGATGGATGAAAAGGTTGTGAATCTTTCTGGTGGAGAGTTACAGAGGGTTGCCCTCACTATTTGTCTTGGAAAG CCAGCTGATATATATTTGATAGATGAACCAAGTGCATTTCTTGACTCAGAGCAGCGTATTGTTGCTTCAAAAGTCATAAAGAGATTCATACTTCACGCAAAGAAGACTGCATTTGTTGTGGAGCATGATTTTATCATGGCAACATACCTTGCTGATAGGGTGATTGTGTACGAGGGAAAGCCATCGATTGATTGTGTTGCCAATTCACCTCAATCACTTTTGACTGGAATGAACCTCTTCTTATCT CACCTGGATATCACATTCAGAAGGGACCCCACAAATTTCCGGCCTAGAATCAACAAACTTGAGTCGACCAAGGATCGGGAGCAGAAGTCCGCTGGATCCTACTATTATTTGGATGACTAA
- the LOC121768986 gene encoding cyclic nucleotide-gated ion channel 4-like, translating to MSSKANSLTHFSDLSYHSPTSSSIHRQQIRLQIQSISMPNCELQQSLSCNSSSDSEESEEKEAEICGGDFGFRRREWRFWGRILNPRSAWVHEWNRLFLLVCAVGLFVDPLFFYTLSISESCMCIFVDGWFAVTVTVLRCMIDSLHLWNIWLQFKMNRRMHHDGDALRYFKSMRGFSFDLFVILPLPQLVIWVVIPKLLERGWTTVVMTVLLVMFVFQYLPKIYHSVCLLRRMQNFSGYIFGTVWWGIALNMIAYFVASHAVGACWYLLGIQRAARCLKEQCMRTKGCDIRMMACQDSIYYGAKDLISDRTRFIWGENSHARSSCLQNYDNFDYGAYKWTVQLVTNNNRLEKALFPIFWGLMTLSTFGNLESTTDWLEVVFIIIVLTTGLLLVTMLIGNIKVFLHATTSKKQAMQLKMRNIEWWMRKRRLPQGYRQRVRNYERQRWAAMRGVDECEMTRKLPEGLRRDIKYHLCLDLVRQVPLFQHMDNLVLENICDRVKALIFTKGETITREGDPVQRMLFIVRGHLQSSQVLRDGVKSCCMLGPGNFSGDELLSWCLRRPFVERLPSSSSSLVTLETTEAFGLEAEDVKYVTQHFRYTFVSEKVKRSARYYSPGWRTWAAVAIQLAWRRYRHRLTLTSLSFIRPRRPLSRCSSLGEDRLRLYTALLTSPKPNHDHFDF from the exons ATGTCGTCTAAAGCTAACAGTTTAACACACTTTTCTGACTTGTCTTACCACTCACCAACTAGCAGTAGCATTCACCGCCAGCAAATTCGGTTACAAATTCAATCAATTAGCATGCCGAATTGCGAGTTGCAGCAAAGCCTCAGCTGCAATTCCAGCAGCGATTCCGAAGAATCGGAGGAGAAAGAGGCGGAAATCTGCGGCGGCGATTTCGGTTTCCGCCGCCGTGAATGGAGGTTTTGGGGGAGGATTTTGAACCCTAGATCGGCGTGGGTGCATGAATGGAACAGATTGTTTCTCCTAGTGTGCGCGGTGGGGCTGTTTGTGGATCCGCTTTTCTTCTACACTCTGTCGATTAGCGAGAGCTGCATGTGCATCTTCGTCGACGGCTGGTTCGCCGTCACCGTCACCGTCCTCCGCTGCATGATCGACTCCTTGCACCTCTGGAACATCTGGCTTCAGTTCAAGATGAACCGGAGAATGCACCACGACGGAGACGCATTGAGATATTTCAAGTCGATGAGGGGTTTCTCCTTCGATCTCTTCGTCATCCTGCCGTTGCCTCAG CTTGTAATCTGGGTAGTAATCCCAAAGCTTCTAGAAAGAGGGTGGACGACGGTGGTGATGACAGTGTTGTTGGTAATGTTCGTCTTCCAATACTTGCCCAAAATCTATCACTCAGTGTGTCTGCTCCGGCGTATGCAAAATTTTTCCGGCTACATTTTTGGCACTGTTTGGTGGGGCATTGCTCTCAACATGATCGCCTACTTTGTTGCATCTCAC GCTGTAGGAGCATGCTGGTACTTGCTAGGCATCCAACGAGCTGCAAGATGCTTGAAGGAGCAATGCATGAGGACCAAGGGCTGTGACATAAGAATGATGGCTTGCCAAGATTCAATTTACTACGGAGCTAAAGATCTCATCAGTGATAGAACAAGATTCATATGGGGTGAGAATAGCCATGCAAGGTCTTCATGCCTACAAAATTACGACAATTTCGACTATGGCGCTTATAAGTGGACTGTTCAGCTCGTCACCAATAACAATCGTCTCGAGAAAGCATTGTTTCCCATATTTTGGGGACTCATGACTCTTAG TACTTTTGGAAATCTAGAGAGCACGACAGACTGGTTAGAAGTGGTGTTTATAATTATTGTCCTCACCACTGGACTCCTTCTGGTCACAATGTTGATTGGTAACATCAAG GTTTTCTTACATGCGACTACGTCTAAGAAGCAAGCAATGCAGTTGAAGATGAGGAACATAGAGTGGTGGATGAGAAAGAGGCGGCTTCCGCAGGGGTACAGGCAGAGGGTACGCAACTACGAGAGGCAGCGTTGGGCGGCGATGCGTGGGGTTGATGAATGTGAGATGACTCGGAAACTTCCAGAAGGACTCAGGAGAGATATCAAATATCATCTGTGTTTGGATTTGGTGAGACAGGTGCCATTGTTCCAGCACATGGACAATCTCGTCCTCGAGAACATATGTGATCGGGTCAAAGCTCTCATATTCACAAAGGGAGAAACG ATAACAAGAGAAGGTGATCCAGTGCAAAGAATGTTGTTCATCGTCAGAGGCCATCTTCAGAGCAGCCAAGTGCTGCGCGACGGAGTGAAGAGCTGTTGCATGCTCGGCCCAGGCAACTTCAGCGGTGATGAGTTACTCTCATGGTGTTTAAGAAGACCTTTTGTGGAGAGGCTTCCGTCGTCTTCCTCCTCGCTTGTAACTCTGGAAACGACAGAGGCGTTCGGGCTCGAAGCAGAAGATGTCAAGTATGTGACTCAGCATTTCCGCTACACGTTCGTGAGCGAGAAAGTGAAGAGAAGCGCGCGCTACTACTCGCCTGGATGGCGAACGTGGGCGGCTGTCGCCATCCAGCTGGCGTGGAGGAGGTATAGACATCGCCTCACGCTTACTTCCCTCTCCTTCATAAGGCCTCGGAGGCCATTGTCCAGGTGCTCTTCTCTAGGAGAAGACAGACTTAGGCTTTACACAGCTTTGCTCACCTCTCCTAAGCCTAATCATGATCATTTTGATTTCTGA
- the LOC121768706 gene encoding terminal nucleotidyltransferase 4B-like, with protein MEILYETLSPLAGESSTPPPPPSSSPEIEPYIVLRNHISLSTIQCPSPESAAPDYFSLDMNEAADNGTLFSATPPPPSRDAAPSPDRKLEGNWFRANSRFRSPMLRLHKEILDFCDFLSPTAEEQESRNAAIKSVFDVINYIWPNAVAEVFGSFETGLYLPSSDIDVVILGSNVRTPQIGLQALSRALSQRGIVKKMQVIARARVPIIKFVEKKSGFAFDISFDVHNGPKAAEFIKDAVSKWPPLKPLCLILKVFLQQRELNEVYTGGIGSYALLSMLIAMLRVNILCKYTQRDNQTSPECNLGFLLVNFFDMYGCKLNTVDVGVSCNGKGTFFQKDIKGFSVEGRPSLIAIEDPQGPGNDIGKSSFNYYQAKSAFAMAFSTLTNTKTIAHLGPNKSILSAIIRPDAVLLERRGGSDGKLTFNNLFPSNGEPLDRLHSDQQEIYCNWALNDEEAEPLPRGVGGTPGDSDVKSSGKKRKASKEKRSSKKVKGHASIDRREKEQSEKRWGPKRRWRHLQSSG; from the exons GAAACCCTAAGTCCTCTTGCCGGCGAATCGTCGactcctccgcctccgccgtCTTCCTCCCCCGAAATTGAACCTTACATTGTCTTGCGCAACCATATTTCCCTCTCCACCATCCAATGTCCCTCACCGGAATCGGCTGCCCCTGATTACTTCTCCCTCGACATGAacgaggcagcggataatggcACATTATTTTCAGCCACTCCTCCTCCACCGTCGCGCGATGCCGCTCCGTCGCCGGACAGAAAGCTGGAAGGCAACTGGTTTCGCGCCAATTCTCGCTTCAGAAGCCCTATGCTTCGTCTACATAAAG AGATACTtgatttttgtgattttttgtcGCCAACTGCTGAGGAGCAAGAATCTAGGAATGCTGCTATAAAATCCGTGTTTGATGTGATCAACTACATCTGGCCTAATGCAGTG GCCGAAGTTTTTGGATCATTTGAGACGGGGCTTTACCTTCCATCCAGTGATATTGAT GTTGTGATATTAGGTTCAAATGTAAGAACTCCTCAGATAGGCCTTCAGGCTCTCTCAAGGGCACTGTCTCAAAGAGGAATTGTTAAAAAGATGCAG GTTATTGCAAGAGCACGGGTACCGATTATCAAATTTGTGGAGAAAAAAAGTGGATTTGCTTTTGATATAAG TTTTGATGTTCATAATGGACCAAAAGCTGCTGAGTTTATAAAG GATGCTGTGTCTAAATGGCCCCCTCTAAAACCATTGTGTCTAATTTTGAAAGTCTTCCTTCAGCAAAGAGAGTTAAATGAG GTGTACACAGGTGGAATTGGATCCTATGCACTTCTTTCTATGCTCATAGCAATGTTACGGGTAAATATTTTGTGTAAATAT ACTCAGCGAGATAACCAAACTTCTCCAGAATGTAACCTAGGATTCTTACTG GTGAACTTTTTTGACATGTACGGCTGTAAGTTAAACACGGTTGATGTTGGTGTATCTTGCAATGGTAAAGGCACTTTCTTCCAAAAAGATATTAAAGG aTTCTCAGTCGAAGGCAGGCCATCTCTAATTGCCATTGAAGATCCACAG GGTCCAGGCAATGATATAGGGAAGAGCTCGTTCAACTATTATCAG GCAAAATCTGCTTTTGCAATGGCTTTTTCTACATTGACTAATACAAAGACAATAGCGCATCTTGGTCCGAACAAGAGTATCCTTAGTGCTATAATCAGGCCTGATGCGGTATTACTGGAACGAAGGGGAGGGTCTGATGGGAAGCTGACATTCAATAACTTATTCCCCAGTAACGGAGAGCCTCTGGATCGGCTGCACAGTGATCAGCAGGAAATTTACTGTAACTGGGCCTTGAACGATGAGGAGGCGGAACCACTCCCACGTGGAGTTGGTGGAACTCCTGGTGATAGCGATGTGAAATCATCAGGTAAGAAAAGAAAGGCTTCTAAGGAGAAAAGATCTTCTAAAAAGGTGAAAGGTCATGCCTCTATAGACAGACGCGAAAAGGAGCAGAGCGAGAAGAGGTGGGGGCCAAAGCGGAGATGGAGACACCTTCAGAGCTCGGGATGA